The following are encoded in a window of Pseudomonas multiresinivorans genomic DNA:
- a CDS encoding pirin family protein — protein MKQILGIYSAARPHWVGDGFPVRTLFSYDSLGEHLSPFLLLDHAGPHAFGPSTVRRGVGQHPHRGFETVTLVYEGELEHRDSSGGGGRIGPGDVQWMTAGDGILHEEYHSPDFIRSGGNLHMAQLWVNLPASHKRAAPAYQSLLAGDIPRIELVDGAGSLRVIAGDYAGQAGPAQTFSPLDVWDLRLQPGHPLELAVEPGRNTALVVLRGNVRLGGGEALHEGQLALFERRGDTLLLEAESDALVLLLSGEPLDEPIVGYGPFVMNSESEIRQAIDDVQLGRFGQMTR, from the coding sequence ATGAAGCAGATTCTTGGCATCTACAGCGCCGCCCGGCCGCACTGGGTCGGCGACGGTTTTCCGGTTCGCACGCTGTTTTCCTACGACAGCCTGGGCGAGCACCTCAGTCCCTTCCTGCTACTTGACCATGCCGGCCCCCACGCTTTCGGCCCCAGCACGGTGCGCCGTGGCGTCGGCCAGCATCCGCATCGGGGGTTCGAGACCGTGACCCTGGTCTACGAAGGCGAACTGGAACACCGCGACTCCAGCGGCGGTGGCGGCCGCATCGGCCCCGGCGACGTGCAGTGGATGACGGCTGGCGACGGCATCCTCCACGAGGAGTACCACTCGCCGGACTTCATCCGCAGCGGCGGCAACCTGCACATGGCCCAGCTCTGGGTGAACCTGCCGGCTAGCCACAAGCGCGCTGCACCGGCCTACCAGAGCCTGCTGGCCGGCGACATCCCGCGCATCGAACTGGTCGACGGCGCCGGCAGCCTGCGGGTGATTGCCGGTGACTACGCCGGCCAGGCCGGCCCGGCCCAGACCTTCAGCCCGCTGGATGTCTGGGACCTGCGACTGCAGCCGGGGCACCCGTTGGAGCTGGCCGTCGAGCCCGGGCGCAACACCGCCCTGGTGGTGCTGCGCGGCAACGTCCGGCTGGGAGGTGGCGAAGCGCTGCACGAAGGGCAGCTGGCGCTGTTCGAGCGGCGTGGCGACACCCTGTTGCTCGAGGCCGAGAGTGATGCGCTGGTGCTGCTGCTCAGCGGTGAGCCGCTGGACGAGCCCATCGTCGGCTACGGCCCCTTCGTGATGAACAGCGAAAGCGAAATCCGGCAGGCCATCGACGACGTCCAGCTCGGACGTTTCGGACAGATGACCCGCTGA
- a CDS encoding LysR family transcriptional regulator — MDDLNDLYYFAQVVEHGGFTPAGRALDEPKSKLSRRVAALEERLGVRLIQRSTRHFSVTEIGQVFYRHCVAMLVEAAAATAAVEQHRSEPRGVVNLSCPTALLNFWVGPMLARFMVQYPLVELHVQSTNRQVDLIQEGIDIALRVRFPPLESTDLVMKVLGESRQRVVGAPALREQLPKRPTPADVAALPTLHWGAVQREYLWQLDGPKGANAQVRYRPRMVTDDLVALRQAALAGAGAVHMPAVVVCEDLNEGRLINLLPDWAPRTGVVHAVFPSRRGLLPSVRTLLDFLGEEFEKSDMS, encoded by the coding sequence ATGGACGATCTCAACGACCTGTATTACTTCGCCCAGGTAGTGGAGCACGGCGGATTCACCCCGGCCGGCCGTGCTCTGGACGAGCCCAAGTCGAAGCTCAGCAGGCGCGTCGCCGCACTGGAGGAACGCCTGGGCGTGAGGCTGATCCAGCGTTCGACGCGGCATTTCTCGGTGACCGAGATCGGCCAGGTGTTCTACCGGCATTGCGTTGCGATGCTGGTGGAAGCGGCGGCGGCCACCGCAGCCGTCGAACAGCACCGCTCCGAACCGCGCGGTGTGGTGAACCTGAGCTGTCCCACGGCGCTGCTGAACTTCTGGGTCGGCCCGATGCTGGCGCGCTTCATGGTCCAGTACCCGCTGGTGGAGCTTCACGTGCAGAGCACCAACCGCCAGGTGGACCTGATCCAGGAAGGTATCGACATTGCGCTGCGGGTGCGCTTTCCGCCGCTGGAAAGCACGGACCTGGTGATGAAGGTATTGGGGGAAAGCCGGCAGCGTGTGGTGGGCGCCCCTGCGTTGCGCGAGCAACTGCCAAAGCGGCCGACGCCCGCCGATGTGGCCGCCCTGCCGACGCTGCACTGGGGTGCAGTGCAGCGCGAGTACCTCTGGCAGCTGGACGGCCCCAAGGGGGCCAATGCGCAAGTGCGCTACCGGCCGCGAATGGTCACCGACGATCTGGTCGCCCTGCGCCAGGCGGCGCTGGCGGGCGCCGGCGCGGTGCACATGCCCGCCGTAGTGGTCTGCGAGGACCTGAACGAAGGCCGGTTGATCAACCTGCTGCCGGACTGGGCGCCGCGTACCGGCGTGGTCCATGCGGTGTTTCCTTCGCGGCGCGGGCTATTGCCGTCGGTACGAACCTTGCTGGATTTTCTGGGGGAAGAATTCGAAAAGAGCGACATGTCCTGA
- a CDS encoding NUDIX hydrolase has protein sequence MGKSLKERATVICRLDDKILFVRKSKSKWNLPGGRIEADERPGQAAVRELIEETGLALEQLNYIAPLELYQTLHYVFETPVDPAQQPTPLNEIADCRWFTPEEASKRNINKSVRRLLRSCLSKEAG, from the coding sequence ATGGGTAAGTCGCTGAAGGAACGCGCGACAGTCATCTGCCGCCTCGACGACAAGATCCTCTTCGTGCGCAAATCCAAGTCGAAGTGGAACCTTCCCGGCGGTCGTATCGAGGCCGACGAACGCCCAGGCCAGGCCGCCGTGCGAGAGCTGATCGAGGAAACCGGGCTGGCCCTCGAGCAGTTGAACTACATCGCGCCGCTGGAGCTGTACCAGACCCTGCACTACGTGTTCGAAACGCCCGTCGATCCGGCGCAGCAGCCCACGCCGCTGAACGAAATCGCCGATTGCCGCTGGTTCACTCCCGAAGAAGCGAGCAAGCGCAACATCAACAAGTCGGTGCGGCGCCTGTTGCGTTCGTGCCTGAGCAAAGAGGCCGGCTGA
- a CDS encoding AraC family transcriptional regulator ligand-binding domain-containing protein — MREKDRNIREVAKPVAQRYHRGPLGQVLERYLSSHRARRHSDYSLVELEQLWLEAASLEPAIGLQLFGLFTPQDWHVIAHLAQFCADVRQAVLCWVRYAPLAADTDTFRLLEEDDTVAVELIIDAPEPLSRYLLEHYSVMAVTQLRRGTGCSVMPIRACFTHSRPEYHTQYTQWFGERIEFGSARNRLYFDAQTLALPLLGRHAGLVELLTMELDRRLARMRQLSGWAARAAGIARRMLEHGEVPALESVADQLHQSPRTLRRRLAEQSMGFRELLDQVRKELEQHLELQGESRTRIAERLGYGDLAAYLNARKRWKASGGE, encoded by the coding sequence ATGCGCGAAAAGGACAGAAACATCCGAGAAGTGGCCAAACCTGTGGCGCAGCGCTACCACCGCGGGCCGCTCGGCCAGGTGCTGGAGCGCTACCTGAGCAGCCACCGGGCACGCCGGCACAGCGATTACAGCCTGGTCGAGCTGGAGCAGCTGTGGCTCGAAGCAGCAAGCCTGGAGCCGGCCATCGGCCTGCAGCTGTTCGGCCTGTTCACCCCTCAGGACTGGCATGTGATCGCCCACCTCGCGCAGTTCTGCGCCGATGTGCGCCAGGCCGTCCTCTGCTGGGTGCGCTACGCCCCACTGGCGGCCGATACCGATACCTTCCGTCTGCTGGAGGAAGACGACACGGTTGCCGTCGAGCTGATCATCGACGCCCCCGAGCCGCTGAGCCGCTATCTGCTGGAGCACTACAGCGTGATGGCGGTGACCCAGTTGCGCCGTGGTACCGGTTGCTCCGTCATGCCGATACGCGCCTGCTTCACCCATAGCCGGCCCGAGTATCACACGCAGTACACCCAGTGGTTCGGCGAGCGTATCGAGTTCGGCAGCGCCCGCAACCGGCTGTACTTCGACGCGCAGACGCTCGCCTTGCCGCTACTGGGGCGCCATGCCGGCCTGGTGGAACTGCTCACGATGGAGCTTGATCGCCGGCTCGCCCGTATGCGCCAACTCAGCGGCTGGGCGGCCAGGGCAGCCGGTATCGCCCGACGGATGCTCGAGCATGGCGAAGTCCCGGCGCTGGAAAGCGTCGCGGACCAGTTGCACCAGAGCCCGCGCACCCTGCGCAGGCGGCTGGCGGAGCAGAGCATGGGGTTTCGCGAATTGCTCGACCAGGTGCGCAAGGAACTGGAGCAGCACCTGGAACTGCAGGGAGAAAGCCGCACGCGCATCGCCGAGCGCCTGGGCTACGGTGACCTTGCCGCCTACCTGAACGCGCGCAAGCGCTGGAAGGCGTCAGGGGGCGAATAA
- a CDS encoding sterol desaturase family protein: MTTTTMLLDNPTVIVAGIFLAFIALELACSTFRQPRGQRRDALIEIFGSSLLLAVTFPLVMWASGALLDLAFPTAAGSLAGIPWLAGFALFLLFDDMTQYWWHRLAHRVPFLYALHRAHHSAPYMSIRIVYRNNSFYYLLMPGLWFSGALIHMGLAHVYYVYLILKMCVIFGAHSNLAWDDKLYRIRVLRPLMWLLERTISTPATHSAHHGLNADDGVTYYKGNFGNLLFFWDVLFGTAKITRRRPQTYGIEDLAPVSWQEEVFWPLVRSRAPDTAKDVAAEVAR; encoded by the coding sequence ATGACTACAACAACAATGCTCCTCGACAACCCGACCGTGATCGTGGCGGGAATCTTCCTCGCCTTCATCGCCCTCGAACTGGCCTGCTCCACCTTCCGCCAACCCCGCGGCCAGCGCCGTGACGCGCTGATCGAGATATTCGGCTCCAGCCTGCTGCTGGCGGTGACCTTCCCGCTGGTGATGTGGGCCAGCGGCGCCCTGCTCGACCTCGCCTTCCCCACCGCCGCCGGTTCCCTGGCGGGCATTCCGTGGCTGGCCGGCTTCGCGCTGTTCCTGCTGTTCGATGACATGACCCAGTACTGGTGGCACCGCCTGGCCCACCGCGTGCCGTTCCTCTACGCCCTGCACCGCGCACACCATTCGGCGCCGTACATGAGCATCCGCATCGTCTACCGCAACAACAGCTTCTATTACCTGCTGATGCCCGGCCTGTGGTTCTCCGGGGCCCTGATCCACATGGGCCTGGCGCACGTCTACTACGTCTACCTGATCCTGAAGATGTGCGTGATCTTCGGCGCCCACAGCAACCTCGCCTGGGACGACAAGCTCTATCGCATCCGCGTCCTGCGCCCGCTGATGTGGCTGCTGGAGCGGACCATCTCGACGCCCGCCACCCACTCGGCCCACCACGGATTGAATGCTGACGATGGCGTGACCTACTACAAGGGCAACTTCGGCAACCTGCTGTTCTTCTGGGACGTGCTGTTCGGCACGGCGAAGATCACCCGGCGCCGCCCGCAGACCTATGGCATCGAGGACCTGGCGCCGGTGAGCTGGCAGGAAGAGGTCTTCTGGCCGCTGGTGCGCAGCCGTGCGCCGGACACCGCGAAAGACGTGGCGGCGGAGGTGGCCCGATGA
- a CDS encoding NADPH-dependent FMN reductase: MSPNIVLVAGSSQLDSQSAKVARYLAGRLESLALCGWAQVIDLGATPLPLWPAADTQGHWPQHRELLREADALVVIAPEWHGMACPALKNFFLYAGLGELGHKPALPVGVSAGQGGAYPLAELRASSYKNSRIAYLPEQLLVRQVEGVFNEGPPSDENDQRLRERADWALHMLCQYAAALRGVRERIDQLNPAYANGM; this comes from the coding sequence ATGAGCCCGAATATCGTGCTGGTCGCCGGCTCCAGCCAGTTGGACAGCCAATCGGCGAAGGTCGCTCGCTACCTCGCCGGCCGTCTGGAAAGCCTGGCGCTGTGCGGCTGGGCGCAGGTCATCGACCTGGGTGCCACGCCACTGCCGCTGTGGCCGGCAGCGGATACGCAGGGCCATTGGCCGCAGCACCGCGAGCTGCTGCGCGAGGCGGATGCGCTGGTGGTGATCGCTCCGGAATGGCACGGCATGGCCTGCCCGGCCCTGAAGAATTTCTTCCTCTATGCCGGGCTGGGCGAACTGGGGCACAAGCCGGCGCTACCGGTTGGGGTTTCCGCCGGCCAGGGCGGCGCCTATCCGCTGGCCGAGCTGCGCGCCTCCAGCTACAAGAACAGCCGCATCGCCTACCTGCCGGAACAGCTGTTGGTCCGCCAGGTGGAAGGTGTGTTCAACGAAGGCCCGCCGAGCGATGAGAACGACCAGCGCCTGCGCGAACGCGCAGACTGGGCGCTGCACATGCTTTGTCAGTACGCAGCCGCGCTGCGCGGGGTCCGCGAGCGTATCGACCAGCTCAACCCGGCCTACGCCAACGGTATGTGA
- a CDS encoding histidine phosphatase family protein, protein MSRGWLALLAMLPVIALLSGFLPLDFSRPTPLVGDAQRQAELREHWQNGDLIVLVRHAERCDRSSAPCMADVSGITVRGGQSAREIGQDFAALGLANADILSSDQLRAIQTASSMFGRQPVEQNWLYKCEGSMLDQALQHKVAHRNLILVTHSECIEDLEHSVSVDDPATPDYASTLFVLSEKDQTPRLLGYLDADQWPLNVSGR, encoded by the coding sequence ATGTCCCGCGGTTGGCTGGCATTACTGGCAATGCTCCCGGTGATCGCCCTGCTCAGCGGCTTCCTGCCGCTGGACTTCTCGCGTCCTACGCCGCTGGTGGGTGACGCCCAGCGCCAGGCCGAATTGCGCGAGCATTGGCAGAACGGCGACCTGATCGTGCTGGTGCGCCATGCCGAACGCTGCGACCGCTCCAGCGCACCTTGCATGGCCGACGTCAGCGGCATCACCGTCAGGGGCGGGCAGAGCGCCCGCGAGATCGGGCAGGATTTCGCCGCGCTCGGCCTGGCCAATGCCGACATTCTCAGTAGCGACCAGTTGCGCGCCATCCAGACCGCCTCCTCGATGTTCGGGCGGCAGCCGGTGGAGCAGAACTGGTTGTACAAGTGCGAAGGCTCGATGCTCGACCAGGCCCTGCAGCACAAGGTGGCGCACCGCAACCTGATCCTGGTGACCCACAGCGAATGCATCGAAGACCTGGAACACTCGGTCAGCGTGGACGACCCGGCGACTCCGGACTATGCCTCGACGCTCTTCGTGCTCAGCGAGAAGGACCAGACGCCGCGCCTGCTGGGTTACCTCGACGCGGACCAGTGGCCGTTGAACGTCAGCGGGCGCTGA